The Patescibacteria group bacterium genome window below encodes:
- the thrS gene encoding threonine--tRNA ligase, with protein sequence MNKEKLEIMRHSAAHILAAAVLELYPTAKFGVGPVVENGFYYDFELGKNLTTADLPKIESKMREIIKRSLPFEKQEMSRAEAIKLFEQFKQTYKLELLREGTVGEEGKMESLGERVTIYKTGKFTDLCRGPHIATTKAIGAFKLTTVAGAYWRGDENKPMLQRIYGVAFETQKELDEYLKMVEEAEARDHRKIGEELDLFHIDEDVGAGLPLWHPKGALLRQLIEDYWIEKHYKNGYELVRTPHIGHLRLWETSGHWGFYRENMYSPIEIEGEKYLLKPMNCPFHIKIYKSRMRSYRDLPLRWAELGTVYRYERSGTLHGLTRVRGFTQDDAHIICRHDQFEKELELVLKFAKEILGSFGFKDYKIYLSLRDPKDTKKYVGENKVWDFAEKTLQKVLDKIKFKYQIDIGEAKFYGPAVDIKICDALGREWQCSTLQLDLNLPARFKMEFVNQQGQKETPIMLHRTLLGSLERFIAVLIEHYAGAFPTWLAPVQVAIIPVGKRHVKPSAKLAKTLREEGIRVHLDDVNETVGYKIRKAEKQKAPYMLVIGDKEMGGKKLNVRVRGKQKTVAMTVNKFIEKVKTEIKKRK encoded by the coding sequence ATGAATAAAGAAAAATTAGAAATAATGCGTCATTCCGCGGCTCATATTTTGGCAGCCGCTGTTTTGGAGTTGTATCCAACCGCGAAATTTGGCGTGGGACCGGTTGTGGAAAATGGATTTTATTATGATTTTGAGTTGGGAAAAAATTTAACCACAGCTGATTTGCCAAAAATTGAAAGTAAGATGAGAGAAATTATAAAAAGAAGTTTACCTTTTGAAAAGCAAGAGATGTCTCGCGCTGAAGCAATAAAACTTTTTGAACAATTTAAACAGACTTACAAATTAGAATTATTGCGCGAGGGCACAGTGGGCGAAGAAGGAAAAATGGAATCGCTCGGCGAACGCGTGACGATTTATAAAACTGGAAAATTTACTGATCTTTGTCGCGGGCCACACATCGCGACTACAAAAGCGATTGGCGCGTTTAAGTTGACGACTGTCGCCGGCGCGTATTGGCGCGGTGACGAAAATAAACCAATGCTTCAGAGAATTTATGGCGTAGCTTTTGAAACACAAAAAGAATTGGATGAATATTTAAAAATGGTTGAAGAAGCTGAGGCGCGGGATCATCGTAAAATCGGAGAAGAGTTGGATTTATTTCACATTGACGAAGACGTTGGTGCTGGATTGCCTCTCTGGCATCCGAAGGGAGCGCTTTTGCGGCAGTTAATTGAGGATTATTGGATAGAAAAACATTACAAAAACGGTTACGAACTTGTTCGTACTCCGCACATTGGGCATTTAAGGCTCTGGGAAACTTCGGGACACTGGGGGTTTTATCGCGAAAATATGTATTCGCCGATTGAAATAGAGGGAGAAAAATATCTCTTGAAGCCGATGAATTGCCCATTCCATATAAAAATTTATAAATCGCGGATGAGGAGTTATCGCGACCTTCCTTTGCGTTGGGCAGAGCTAGGGACGGTTTATCGATATGAGCGTTCGGGCACTTTGCATGGCTTGACTCGTGTCCGCGGTTTCACTCAGGATGATGCCCATATCATTTGTCGTCATGATCAATTTGAAAAAGAGCTAGAGTTAGTTTTGAAATTTGCCAAAGAAATACTTGGTAGTTTTGGTTTTAAAGATTACAAAATTTATCTTTCCTTGCGTGATCCGAAGGATACAAAAAAATATGTTGGAGAAAATAAGGTTTGGGATTTTGCTGAAAAAACTTTACAAAAGGTTTTAGATAAAATTAAGTTTAAATATCAAATAGACATTGGCGAAGCAAAATTTTATGGGCCGGCCGTAGATATTAAAATTTGCGATGCCTTGGGTCGAGAGTGGCAGTGTTCAACCCTGCAGCTTGACTTGAATCTCCCGGCGCGTTTTAAAATGGAATTTGTTAATCAGCAAGGACAGAAAGAAACGCCGATAATGTTGCATCGAACTCTTCTGGGATCGTTGGAACGCTTTATAGCTGTTTTAATTGAACATTATGCCGGCGCCTTTCCGACATGGCTTGCTCCCGTGCAAGTCGCAATTATCCCTGTTGGCAAGCGCCACGTGAAACCGTCGGCAAAACTCGCGAAAACTCTTCGTGAAGAGGGGATTAGAGTTCATCTTGATGATGTTAATGAAACGGTTGGATACAAGATTAGAAAAGCGGAAAAACAAAAAGCACCGTATATGCTCGTGATCGGTGATAAAGAAATGGGCGGCAAGAAATTAAATGTCCGTGTTCGCGGTAAACAAAAAACCGTGGCGATGACGGTGAATAAATTTATTGAAAAGGTGAAAACGGAAATTAAAAAAAGAAAATAA
- a CDS encoding thrombospondin type 3 repeat-containing protein, translating into MKNFLTKSVFLGVIICVIAFLPKGVGAQTLNYDMGISSNDIFFSESNLIAGQTITLYAAIKNYGKYDIPGYASFYTGSQLIGSSQVVSIRAYGVSDEVFVNFVVPEGSFNIRVDITRVNKENQPIADENPANDSALTGMFHPEKDTDGDGVIDKNDNCPNLANFDQADFDGDKVGNACDADDDNDGLTDVKEQEIGTNPLDPDTDDDGILDGQDNCPKTVNSNQADKDHDGVGDVCDSVDNSTPPPSSGGSSSPADTDGDGVPDGRDNCKKIANASQADFDKDGIGDACDSDDDNDGVSDVDEAKIGTDPKNPDTDQDGTKDGDDAAPLNQDESATSGDEDENAFETNQAGSDNLSEQSADLENIFVDSVKLSWNTFIFKVRDNSGEQNLSYNWDLGDSKAAAGSEVQHSYGKSGTYLVILNVTDGENNTVKKVPTTVRVSFLSAKNPYLSFPIGILFGLTILFGTRRWLKKKNELNEIDGEIK; encoded by the coding sequence ATGAAAAATTTCCTCACGAAAAGCGTTTTTTTAGGGGTTATTATTTGTGTTATCGCGTTTCTTCCTAAGGGCGTTGGAGCGCAAACGCTGAATTACGATATGGGGATCAGCTCGAATGACATTTTTTTCTCAGAATCAAATTTAATCGCGGGTCAGACAATTACTCTTTACGCCGCCATCAAGAACTATGGTAAGTATGATATTCCCGGATATGCTTCTTTTTATACTGGGTCTCAGTTGATAGGTTCCTCACAGGTTGTTTCAATACGGGCTTATGGAGTCAGTGACGAGGTCTTTGTAAATTTTGTCGTACCCGAAGGTAGTTTTAACATCAGAGTTGATATTACTAGAGTTAATAAAGAGAATCAACCAATAGCAGATGAAAATCCGGCCAATGATTCTGCCCTGACGGGAATGTTTCATCCGGAAAAGGATACTGATGGAGACGGAGTAATTGATAAAAATGATAATTGTCCAAATTTAGCAAATTTTGACCAAGCTGATTTTGATGGCGATAAAGTCGGTAATGCTTGCGACGCGGATGACGATAACGATGGCTTAACAGATGTTAAAGAGCAGGAGATTGGCACCAATCCGCTTGATCCAGATACTGACGATGACGGAATTTTAGATGGCCAAGATAATTGTCCAAAAACCGTTAATTCAAATCAAGCCGATAAAGATCATGACGGAGTCGGCGACGTTTGTGATTCGGTGGATAACAGTACGCCACCTCCAAGTTCAGGCGGTTCTTCGTCTCCGGCTGATACTGACGGGGACGGTGTTCCCGATGGTCGTGATAATTGTAAAAAGATAGCGAATGCTTCTCAGGCGGATTTTGATAAAGATGGAATTGGTGACGCCTGTGACAGCGATGATGATAATGACGGGGTGAGCGACGTTGATGAGGCCAAGATTGGCACAGATCCTAAAAATCCAGATACTGATCAGGATGGCACAAAAGATGGAGATGACGCTGCGCCATTGAATCAGGATGAAAGCGCTACGTCTGGAGACGAGGATGAAAATGCGTTTGAGACAAATCAGGCGGGAAGCGATAATTTGTCGGAGCAGAGCGCGGATTTGGAAAATATTTTTGTTGATTCTGTTAAATTAAGTTGGAATACTTTTATTTTTAAAGTCAGGGATAATTCCGGTGAGCAGAATTTAAGTTATAACTGGGATTTGGGAGACAGTAAAGCCGCGGCTGGCAGTGAGGTGCAACACTCGTACGGAAAGTCAGGGACTTATCTTGTAATTTTAAATGTTACTGATGGTGAGAATAATACTGTGAAAAAAGTCCCAACCACCGTGCGCGTCAGTTTCTTGTCGGCAAAAAATCCGTATTTATCTTTTCCAATAGGAATTTTATTTGGGTTAACGATTCTTTTTGGAACCAGAAGATGGCTCAAAAAGAAAAATGAGTTGAATGAGATAGACGGAGAAATTAAATAG
- a CDS encoding DNA polymerase III subunit alpha, with amino-acid sequence MFVHLHTHSHYSLLDGLAKLDDLIAKAKADNMPALALTDHGVMYGVVEFYQKCRAAGIKPILGVEAYLARNGRQNKRARIDERPYHLVLLAKNNIGYQNLIKITTIAHLEGFYYKPRIDWEVLEKYHEGLIALSACIQGEVPASVLNGDLEKTKELILKYQNLFGPENFFLELQHHPSSQEQGIINRELINFSKKLGVPLVATNDIHYLNSEDAEAQDVLLCLQTKRKISEKDRMCMLGEDYSMRPSEQMENDFKDVPEAISNTVKIAEMCNVELELGKIMLPYFEVPDGKTANVYLRELCEKGLEKRYGIIKVDGEYKVKDGVGNVDAGKVMERLNYELSVIDKTGFASYFLIVQDFVNWAKSSGIVVGPGRGSAAGSIVSYLTNITNIDPLTYNLLFERFLNPERISMPDIDLDFTDTRRGEVIQYVEGKYGRDHVAQIITFGTMAARAAIRDVGRVLDFPYSFCDQVAKLIPMMFTLDEALKNILEFKELYDKDEGAKKLIDTARKLEGVARHASTHACGVVITKNPLDYHTPLQFASSGDQTIVSQYSLHPIEDLGLLKMDFLGLKNLTILENTLGIVEKIHGQKINIESIPLQDEKTFALLRKGDTTGVFQLESSGMKRYLRELKPTIFEDIIAMVALYRPGPMDWIPSFIAGKNSNKKIKYLHPKLEPILSTTHGIAVYQEQILQIARDLAGFTLGEADILRKAVGKKIAKLLGEQKEKFINGCIKNNISKETAENVFAFIEPFAGYGFNRSHAACYARIAYETAYFKANYPTEFMASLLTSDQGDIERIAVLVEECKQMKIEVLPPDINESFSTFTVVAASLAEGQPRIRFGLLAVKNVGENIVKIIIHERKANGAYKNLEDFLTRVQTKDLNKKSLESLIKCGALDRFGERNQMLHNSDRLLDFTKDLGREAASQQTSLFGIMATTSGVPTLRLEPAPDATKEEKLSWEKEHIGLYISEHPLTEFAGSLREIAVPCSRLCQCPPNTKIKIAGVINEVKKVITRSGEPMLFAKIEDVGGSTELLVFPKTLKNMNDIFQSGRIILASGRLSDKDGEMKLICEDVKEINKDNIEKIVKSAGQTNGKFYHSSSFAEGNDAPKIQNSGSSPIDTSSSEILPKAVCIRINSLGVETTQKLKDVFFRFKGDHKVLLSVLSPDGRKKIQTDYAVLPSDECREALEGVIGKGNVQILNG; translated from the coding sequence ATGTTTGTCCATCTCCACACTCACAGCCATTATAGCCTGCTCGATGGTTTGGCAAAATTAGATGATTTGATTGCCAAGGCCAAGGCGGACAATATGCCGGCGCTTGCCCTTACCGATCACGGAGTGATGTATGGCGTGGTTGAATTTTATCAAAAATGCCGAGCGGCGGGGATCAAACCTATTTTGGGAGTGGAGGCGTATCTCGCGCGTAATGGCCGACAAAATAAACGGGCAAGAATTGACGAGCGGCCGTATCACCTCGTACTTCTCGCGAAAAATAATATAGGCTATCAAAACTTGATCAAAATAACCACCATCGCTCACTTGGAAGGTTTTTATTATAAACCGAGAATTGATTGGGAAGTTTTGGAAAAATATCATGAAGGATTGATCGCGCTTTCCGCTTGTATTCAGGGAGAAGTTCCGGCATCGGTTTTAAACGGCGATTTAGAAAAAACTAAAGAATTAATTTTAAAATATCAAAATCTCTTTGGTCCGGAAAATTTTTTCTTAGAGCTGCAACATCATCCGTCAAGCCAGGAGCAGGGGATTATAAATCGCGAATTAATAAATTTTTCTAAAAAATTAGGCGTGCCGCTTGTCGCGACAAACGATATTCATTATTTAAACTCGGAAGATGCCGAAGCGCAGGATGTTTTACTTTGTCTTCAAACCAAAAGAAAGATCAGCGAGAAAGACAGAATGTGCATGCTGGGCGAAGATTATTCAATGAGACCGTCGGAACAGATGGAGAATGATTTTAAAGATGTGCCGGAAGCGATTTCTAACACTGTAAAAATTGCCGAGATGTGCAACGTGGAATTGGAACTTGGAAAAATAATGTTGCCGTATTTTGAAGTTCCGGACGGGAAAACGGCGAATGTTTATCTTCGGGAATTATGCGAAAAGGGATTAGAAAAAAGATATGGCATTATAAAGGTTGATGGAGAATATAAAGTGAAAGATGGGGTTGGAAATGTAGATGCAGGAAAAGTTATGGAACGATTAAATTATGAATTATCGGTGATTGATAAAACCGGTTTTGCTTCGTATTTTTTGATTGTTCAAGATTTTGTTAATTGGGCGAAATCGAGCGGCATTGTCGTCGGTCCGGGCCGCGGTAGCGCAGCCGGCTCGATTGTTTCATATTTAACAAATATTACAAATATTGATCCATTGACTTATAATTTGCTTTTTGAAAGATTTTTAAATCCGGAAAGAATCAGCATGCCTGATATTGATTTAGATTTTACCGACACTCGCCGAGGCGAGGTAATTCAATACGTAGAAGGAAAATATGGACGCGATCACGTGGCTCAAATTATAACTTTTGGAACCATGGCTGCGCGCGCGGCGATTCGCGACGTGGGGCGCGTGCTTGATTTTCCTTACAGTTTTTGTGATCAGGTGGCAAAGTTGATTCCGATGATGTTCACCCTGGATGAAGCCCTGAAAAATATTTTAGAATTTAAGGAATTATACGATAAAGACGAAGGAGCAAAAAAATTAATCGACACGGCAAGAAAATTGGAAGGAGTGGCGCGCCATGCTTCAACTCACGCCTGTGGTGTTGTGATTACCAAAAATCCGCTTGATTATCACACGCCATTGCAATTTGCTTCAAGCGGCGACCAAACCATAGTTTCGCAATATTCCCTGCATCCGATTGAGGATTTAGGTTTACTAAAAATGGACTTCTTGGGTTTGAAAAATTTAACGATTTTAGAAAATACACTGGGGATTGTTGAAAAAATTCATGGGCAAAAAATTAACATAGAATCAATTCCGCTCCAAGATGAAAAAACATTCGCGCTTTTGAGAAAAGGGGATACAACCGGCGTTTTTCAACTTGAATCTTCGGGGATGAAAAGGTATTTGCGTGAATTGAAGCCGACAATTTTTGAAGATATTATTGCCATGGTCGCGCTTTATCGGCCAGGGCCGATGGACTGGATTCCGAGTTTTATTGCCGGGAAAAATTCCAACAAAAAAATAAAATATCTTCATCCGAAACTAGAGCCTATTCTCTCAACAACTCATGGCATCGCCGTTTATCAGGAACAGATTTTGCAGATTGCCCGCGATTTGGCCGGTTTCACTTTGGGTGAAGCGGATATTTTGCGTAAAGCCGTCGGTAAAAAAATCGCCAAACTTTTGGGCGAGCAAAAAGAAAAATTTATTAATGGTTGTATAAAAAATAATATTAGTAAAGAAACAGCGGAAAATGTTTTCGCTTTTATCGAACCTTTTGCTGGTTATGGATTCAACCGGTCGCACGCCGCCTGCTACGCGAGAATCGCTTACGAAACGGCGTATTTCAAAGCAAACTATCCGACCGAATTTATGGCCTCGCTTTTAACCTCAGACCAAGGTGACATTGAACGTATTGCCGTTTTAGTTGAAGAATGCAAACAAATGAAGATTGAAGTTTTGCCGCCGGATATTAATGAAAGCTTTTCCACTTTTACGGTCGTGGCCGCATCATTAGCCGAAGGCCAGCCGCGTATCCGCTTTGGGCTTTTGGCTGTTAAAAATGTCGGGGAAAATATTGTTAAAATAATTATTCACGAAAGAAAAGCGAACGGGGCGTATAAAAATTTAGAAGATTTTTTAACAAGAGTTCAGACAAAAGATTTAAATAAAAAATCCTTGGAAAGTTTGATAAAATGCGGGGCGCTTGATCGTTTTGGTGAAAGAAACCAGATGCTTCATAATTCGGATAGATTGCTCGATTTTACGAAAGATTTGGGCCGCGAGGCTGCAAGCCAACAGACCAGTTTGTTTGGCATTATGGCCACAACGTCGGGCGTTCCGACACTTCGCCTCGAGCCGGCTCCTGACGCGACAAAAGAAGAAAAACTTTCTTGGGAAAAAGAACACATTGGCCTTTACATTAGCGAGCATCCTTTAACGGAGTTTGCCGGAAGTCTTCGGGAAATTGCCGTGCCGTGTTCCAGACTGTGCCAGTGTCCGCCCAATACAAAAATAAAAATCGCAGGAGTGATTAATGAGGTAAAAAAAGTTATTACGCGAAGCGGCGAACCAATGCTTTTTGCTAAAATTGAAGATGTTGGAGGCTCGACCGAACTTTTAGTTTTCCCTAAAACTTTAAAAAACATGAATGACATTTTCCAATCGGGCCGAATAATTCTCGCGAGTGGCAGATTGTCCGATAAGGACGGGGAAATGAAATTGATTTGTGAAGACGTGAAAGAAATTAATAAGGATAACATTGAAAAAATAGTAAAAAGCGCGGGTCAGACAAATGGAAAATTTTATCATTCATCTTCATTTGCGGAAGGAAATGACGCGCCAAAAATTCAAAATAGTGGTTCCTCACCGATAGACACCTCTTCGTCTGAAATTTTACCTAAAGCCGTGTGTATCAGGATAAATTCATTAGGAGTGGAAACAACGCAGAAATTAAAAGACGTTTTTTTTCGTTTCAAGGGCGACCACAAAGTTTTGTTATCGGTTTTAAGTCCTGATGGCCGGAAAAAAATTCAAACCGATTATGCTGTTCTTCCAAGCGACGAATGCCGCGAGGCGCTGGAAGGAGTGATTGGCAAGGGAAATGTGCAAATTTTAAATGGTTAA
- the pheT gene encoding phenylalanine--tRNA ligase subunit beta, translating into MKISLNWLKDFVNIPKGVTPEILASKLMLTTTEIEGIEKRGEVLDKLVVGFVKTREKHPNADRLSVTKVDIGNEKILTIVCGAPNVAAGQKVVVALPGVTLPNGLMLERREVRGIMSEGMICSEDEIGLGLSHSGILVLNTAAKVGTKVSELMPLKDVIYEIDNKSLSHRSDLWGHYGLAREVAAILGQKFKEYKIKKSKGFSKPAVKFEVKVLNKKLCPRYLGAVVENIKIGPSPTWLSARLESVGVRSINNIVDITNYVMLEFGQPLHAFDFDKIGDAKQKTIVVREAKEGENFVTLDGAQRKLDKSMLVIADNKKAIALAGVMGGQNSEVNEKTSKIILESADFYFISVRKTSMKLGLRTEASIRFEKGLDPNLAELGMARVLELILKVIPGAKIGKIVDVKNFKLNQGPIKLSFDYLDKKIGEIIPPAKVVNILKSLGFGVKRVGKVLNVKIPTWRATKDIAIADDLVEEVARVYGYENISVKMPEAAVAAPEENRARKAERVVKNILANGLRMTEVYNYSFTEEKVLKKFGFNPAEHIRLKNSINKNLTHLRQSLVPGLVGNISANQHFVDEVKIFELGKIFFRELGELKKDGKGALRLPQQDESLVGMILMKNNETPFYDAKTAAAEIFDTLHVAYKFEIWQKDVPMWANAARTVKIMAGGKTLGIVTELAPQVQQASGVRHRVGIFGINFKELVKLCKEEAAYEPVPKYPSIELDLAILVSGKTVWDDVLKNIFETENRLVKEVKLFDVYEGRGMEPGKKSLAFRIVYRSDERTLKLEEAKNIEQKIIKKLEQRFGAKLRS; encoded by the coding sequence ATGAAAATATCACTTAATTGGCTAAAAGATTTTGTAAATATTCCCAAAGGCGTCACGCCGGAAATTTTGGCGTCAAAATTGATGTTGACCACAACGGAAATTGAAGGAATAGAAAAGCGTGGTGAAGTTTTGGATAAATTAGTCGTGGGTTTTGTTAAAACTCGTGAAAAACATCCGAATGCCGACCGGCTTTCCGTGACGAAAGTTGATATTGGCAACGAAAAAATTTTAACAATTGTTTGCGGCGCGCCAAACGTCGCGGCCGGGCAAAAAGTCGTTGTCGCTCTGCCGGGCGTAACTTTGCCCAACGGCTTGATGCTCGAGCGGCGGGAAGTGCGCGGAATAATGTCGGAAGGAATGATTTGTTCTGAAGATGAAATAGGTTTGGGTTTGTCCCATTCAGGCATTTTGGTTTTAAATACTGCGGCTAAAGTCGGAACAAAAGTGAGCGAATTAATGCCCTTGAAAGATGTAATTTATGAAATTGATAATAAATCTCTTTCGCATCGCTCAGATCTTTGGGGGCATTATGGTTTGGCGCGGGAAGTCGCGGCAATTCTTGGGCAAAAATTTAAAGAATATAAAATAAAAAAATCTAAAGGTTTTTCTAAGCCGGCCGTAAAATTTGAAGTTAAGGTTTTGAATAAAAAATTATGTCCTCGATATCTCGGCGCGGTGGTGGAAAATATAAAAATCGGGCCGTCACCCACGTGGCTATCCGCCAGATTGGAATCGGTCGGCGTTCGTTCCATAAATAATATTGTTGATATTACAAATTATGTGATGTTGGAATTTGGCCAGCCGCTCCATGCTTTTGATTTTGATAAAATCGGCGATGCGAAACAAAAAACAATCGTGGTGCGCGAGGCAAAAGAGGGAGAGAACTTCGTGACGCTCGATGGCGCGCAAAGAAAACTTGATAAATCAATGCTTGTAATCGCGGATAATAAAAAAGCAATAGCCCTTGCCGGAGTGATGGGTGGACAAAATTCTGAGGTCAATGAAAAAACTTCAAAAATTATTTTGGAATCGGCGGATTTTTATTTTATCAGTGTCAGAAAAACTTCAATGAAACTCGGGCTTCGGACAGAGGCGTCGATTCGTTTTGAAAAAGGATTAGATCCGAATTTGGCAGAGTTGGGAATGGCGCGGGTACTCGAGCTTATTCTTAAAGTTATACCTGGGGCAAAAATCGGAAAAATTGTTGACGTAAAGAATTTTAAATTAAATCAGGGTCCGATAAAATTAAGTTTTGATTATTTGGATAAAAAAATCGGCGAGATCATACCGCCGGCAAAAGTAGTAAACATCTTGAAATCTTTGGGCTTTGGAGTAAAAAGGGTTGGAAAAGTTTTGAATGTTAAAATTCCCACTTGGCGAGCGACAAAAGACATTGCTATTGCCGACGATTTAGTTGAAGAAGTGGCGCGCGTTTATGGTTATGAAAATATTTCTGTAAAAATGCCGGAAGCAGCCGTGGCAGCGCCGGAAGAAAATCGCGCGCGAAAAGCGGAGCGAGTAGTAAAAAATATTTTGGCGAACGGGCTTCGGATGACTGAAGTCTATAATTATTCTTTTACTGAAGAAAAAGTTTTAAAAAAGTTTGGATTTAATCCGGCCGAGCATATTAGGTTAAAAAATTCTATTAATAAAAATTTGACACATCTGCGGCAGAGTTTGGTTCCTGGACTTGTCGGGAACATTTCGGCTAATCAGCATTTTGTTGATGAGGTGAAAATTTTTGAGCTCGGAAAAATTTTCTTTCGCGAATTAGGGGAATTAAAGAAAGATGGGAAAGGCGCCCTGCGCCTGCCGCAACAAGACGAATCTTTGGTCGGGATGATTTTGATGAAAAATAACGAGACACCATTTTATGATGCAAAGACCGCAGCCGCAGAAATTTTCGATACCCTGCATGTCGCTTATAAATTTGAGATTTGGCAAAAAGATGTTCCAATGTGGGCAAATGCCGCGAGAACCGTAAAAATCATGGCGGGCGGAAAAACCCTTGGCATCGTAACAGAACTCGCGCCGCAAGTGCAGCAGGCTTCGGGCGTGCGACATAGGGTTGGAATTTTTGGCATTAATTTTAAAGAACTGGTAAAATTATGTAAAGAAGAAGCAGCCTACGAACCAGTTCCAAAGTATCCGTCGATTGAGCTTGATCTGGCTATTTTGGTGTCCGGGAAAACGGTTTGGGATGATGTTTTAAAAAATATTTTTGAGACAGAAAACAGATTAGTAAAAGAAGTAAAACTTTTTGATGTTTATGAAGGCAGGGGAATGGAGCCAGGAAAAAAGAGCTTGGCTTTCAGAATTGTTTATCGTTCGGACGAGCGGACGTTGAAACTTGAAGAAGCGAAAAATATAGAACAGAAAATTATCAAAAAATTGGAGCAGCGGTTCGGCGCGAAATTAAGGAGTTAA
- the pheS gene encoding phenylalanine--tRNA ligase subunit alpha translates to MLQEQLQQLKTKALDEIKKISGENQLQNFEIKYLGRKGELTKILRTVGELPTEERGKAGDLANQVKQALASEIGRVKKTFSGKGIGAVDEKDWIDVTASKLSNGSGHLNPVSKVQYELEDIFSSMGFMVLDGPELESEYYNFEALNIPAWHPAREMQDTFYVEGEGLLMRTQTSPMQVRAMEKYGAPLRAIVPGRCFRNEATDARHEHTFYQLEGFMIDKTISFANLKAILEVTAQKLYGKDTRVRLRPKYFPFVEPGVNGEVTCFLCHGKGCRLCKNTGWLEIFGAGLIHPNVLKAGGINPEKWSGFAFGFGLTRLAMLKYGIDDVRLFCGGDIRFLQQF, encoded by the coding sequence ATGTTGCAGGAACAACTTCAACAATTGAAAACAAAAGCGTTGGATGAAATTAAAAAAATCAGCGGAGAAAATCAACTGCAAAATTTTGAAATTAAATATCTTGGCCGAAAAGGGGAGTTGACTAAAATTCTGCGGACAGTCGGCGAATTACCAACGGAAGAGCGGGGGAAAGCCGGCGATCTTGCAAACCAAGTTAAGCAGGCACTCGCGAGCGAAATCGGGCGAGTAAAAAAAACATTTAGTGGAAAAGGAATAGGAGCGGTAGATGAAAAAGATTGGATTGATGTGACCGCTTCTAAGTTAAGTAACGGCTCTGGACACTTAAATCCAGTTTCAAAAGTTCAATATGAGCTGGAAGATATTTTTTCTTCAATGGGTTTTATGGTTTTAGACGGGCCGGAACTTGAGTCTGAGTATTATAATTTTGAGGCGTTAAATATTCCCGCATGGCATCCAGCGCGAGAAATGCAAGATACTTTTTATGTTGAAGGAGAGGGACTTTTAATGCGTACGCAGACTTCGCCGATGCAAGTCAGGGCTATGGAAAAATATGGCGCGCCGCTTCGGGCGATTGTGCCCGGCCGGTGCTTTAGAAACGAGGCGACCGACGCTCGTCACGAGCACACTTTTTATCAATTGGAAGGATTTATGATTGATAAAACTATTTCCTTCGCAAATTTAAAAGCGATTCTTGAAGTGACAGCCCAAAAATTATATGGAAAAGACACGCGCGTTCGGCTTAGGCCAAAATATTTCCCTTTTGTCGAGCCGGGCGTAAACGGCGAGGTAACTTGTTTTCTCTGCCATGGAAAAGGTTGCCGGCTTTGTAAAAATACCGGATGGCTTGAAATTTTCGGCGCCGGTCTAATCCATCCCAATGTTTTGAAGGCGGGCGGAATAAATCCGGAAAAATGGAGCGGTTTTGCTTTCGGTTTTGGATTGACACGGCTTGCGATGTTAAAATATGGCATTGATGATGTCAGACTATTTTGCGGAGGAGATATTAGATTTTTGCAACAATTTTGA